One Glycine soja cultivar W05 chromosome 2, ASM419377v2, whole genome shotgun sequence genomic region harbors:
- the LOC114389648 gene encoding uncharacterized protein LOC114389648 — MKIQPIDSQVLAEGTQLELAKPVVKSRLKRLLERQFSGVLRNSAPEKIAGDDETLNGSNDFEPSSACLAKMVQSFIEESHEKHSASHHRNRCNCFNRNYDDSSDEDSNSFGGSGDSNFSSGEACETLKGLVACASVRERNLLADTAKIVEKNKICKRKDNFCRKILTDELLTLGYDASICKSRWEKSPSYPAGEYEYIDVMMGKERILIDIDFRSEFEIARSTKAYKTILQNLPYIFVGTCERLQSIVALVSEAAKQSLKKKGMHVPPWRRAEYVKAKWLSPYTRTTNSANDIKEEKKKEEEQQQLLKENLFAAESESSGEDNTAVVEWKPPELKPKGSLSGVKVVTGLAVAFHNDNNP, encoded by the exons ATGAAAATTCAGCCAATCGACTCTCAGGTTCTGGCCGAGGGGACTCAGCTTGAGCTCGCCAAGCCGGTTGTGAAGTCGCGGCTGAAGCGGCTCCTCGAGCGCCAGTTCTCCGGTGTTCTTAGAAATTCGGCGCCGGAAAAGATCGCCGGAGACGATGAAACGCTTAACGGCTCCAATGATTTTGAGCCGAGCTCGGCGTGTTTAGCGAAAATGGTGCAGAGTTTCATCGAGGAGAGCCACGAGAAGCACTCCGCTTCACACCACCGCAACCGATGTAACTGCTTCAACAGGAACTACGACGACAGCTCTGACGAAGATTCGAACTCGTTCGGCGGTTCCGGCGACTCCAATTTCTCCTCCGGCGAGGCGTGCGAAACTCTCAAA GGTTTGGTAGCGTGTGCCAGTGTGCGCGAAAGGAATTTGCTTGCGGATACCGCGAAGATCGTTGAGAAGAATAAGATCTGCAAGCGCAAAGACAATTTCTGCAGAAAGATCCTCACGGACGAATTGTTAACCCTTGGATACGATGCCTCAATTTGCAAATCTCGCTGGGAAAAATCTCCCTCATATCCCGCTG GGGAATATGAATACATAGATGTGATGATGGGGAAAGAACGAATTCTAATTGACATTGACTTCAGGTCAGAATTCGAGATTGCTCGATCCACGAAGGCGTACAAGACGATTCTTCAGAACCTTCCCTACATATTCGTTGGCACGTGCGAGCGGTTGCAGAGCATCGTGGCGCTCGTGTCGGAGGCAGCGAAGCAGAGTCTGAAGAAGAAGGGAATGCACGTGCCGCCGTGGAGGAGAGCCGAGTACGTGAAAGCGAAGTGGCTCTCTCCTTACACGCGCACTACTAATTCTGCGAACGATATCaaagaggagaagaagaaggaagaagaacaaCAACAGCTTTTGAAGGAGAATTTATTCGCTGCGGAGTCAGAGAGTTCCGGCGAAGATAACACGGCGGTGGTCGAATGGAAGCCACCGGAGCTGAAACCTAAGGGTTCGCTTTCCGGCGTGAAGGTTGTGACTGGTTTGGCGGTGGCTTTTCATAATGACAATAAcccataa
- the LOC114389628 gene encoding guanylate-binding protein 4-like isoform X1: MDSPFLLPLLLIFLFLSPTPSSSSIDNFHQAFPIVEPDPGHTKLRLSREGLEAIEKITNPIAAVAVIGPYRSGKSFLLNQLLSLSCYEGFGVGHMRDTKTKGIWVWGTPIDLDINGVRTSVFYLDTEGFESVGKSNVYDDRIFALATVLSSVLIYNLPETIREADISRLSFAVELAEEFYGRVKGQDVAFEPAKLLWLIQRDFLQGKSVQEMVNEALRHVPNTDGNKNIDVVNQIRDSLAIMGDNSTAFSLPQPHIQRTKLCDMKDVELDQLYVKRREQLKKLVASIITPKIVQGKTLNGKEFVSFLEQILEALNKGEIPSTGSLVEVFNKNILEKCLKLYSEKMAKLVLPLPEKSLQGAHDRSRDEVTKVFDQQHFGRHHAKKSFMQLDEEIQQVYKNVVLQNEYQSSRLCEALYTRCEDKMDQLQVLKLPSLAKFNAGFLQCNRSFERECVGPSKANYEQRIMKMMGKSRSLFIKEYNHRLFNWLVAFSLVMVVIGRFFIKFILVEIGAWALFIFLETYTRMFWTAESLYYNPVWHFIVATWETVVYSPILDLDRWAIPLGVMVSLFILYWRCYGRRKHGSLLPLYRSNKNGPNRPRTD, translated from the exons ATGGACTCTCCGTTTCTTCTTCCGCTTCTtctcatcttcctcttcctctctcCCActccctcctcctcctccattgATAATTTCCACCAAGC CTTTCCCATCGTTGAACCTGATCCTGGTCACACAAAACTTCGTCTTTCAAGAGAAGGTTTGGAGGCTATTGAGAAAATAACCAACCCCATTGCAGCAGTGGCA GTGATTGGGCCGTATCGTTCTGGAAAATCTTTTTTGCTTAAtcaacttctctctctttcttgttACGAAG GGTTTGGTGTTGGGCACATGCGTGACACCAAGACAAAAG GAATATGGGTTTGGGGAACACCTATAGATTTGGATATTAATGGAGTAAGAACTTCTGTCTTTTACCTTGATACAGAAGGATTTGAAAGTGTTGGGAAGTCCAATGTATATGATGATCG GATATTTGCTTTGGCAACTGTCTTGAGTTCTGTGCTCATATATAATTTGCCCGAGACG ATACGTGAAGCTGACATCTCTCGACTCTCTTTTGCGGTTGAGCTTGCTGAAGAATTTTATGGGAG AGTGAAG GGTCAAGATGTTGCATTTGAACCTGCTAAGCTCTTATGGCTCATCCAACGTGATTTTTTGC AAGGGAAATCGGTGCAAGAAATGGTGAATGAAGCTCTTAGACATGTTCCCAATACTGATG GGAACAAAAATATTGATGTG GTCAATCAAATCCGGGATTCATTGGCTATTATGGGTGACAACAGCACTGCCTTTAGCTTACCGCAA CCACATATCCAGCGGACAAAGCTTTGTGATATGAAGGATGTGGAGCTTGATCAATTGTATGTCAAGAGAAGGGAGCAATTGAAAAAGCTTGTTGCTAGCATAATCACTCCAAAAATTGTACAGGGAAAGACTCTAAACGGGAAGGAGTTTGTCTCCTTTCTGGAGCAG ATACTTGAAGCCTTGAACAAAGGAGAGATTCCATCAACAGGCTCTCTTGTGGAGGTTTTCAACAAGAATATTCTTGAGAAATGTCTTAAGTTATACAGTGAAAAGATGGCGAAATTAGTTCTACCTCTTCCTGAGAAATCTCTGCAAGGGGCCCATGATAGGTCTAGAGATGAAGTCACAAAAGTCTTTGATCAGCAGCATTTTGGTCGTCACCATGCTAAGAAATCATTTATGCAGCTGGATGAAGAAATACAACAG GTGTATAAGAATGTTGTTTTGCAAAATGAGTATCAATCTTCAAGGCTCTGTGAAGCGCTGTACACCAGATGTGAGGACAAAATGGATCAGCTTCAAGTTCTCAAACTTCCTTCCTTGGCAAAATTTAATGCAGGTTTCCTGCAATGCAATCGTAGTTTTGAGCGTGAATGTGTTGGACCTTCAAAAGCAAATTATGAGCAACGCATAATGAAG ATGATGGGGAAGTCTCGGTCTCTGTTTATAAAGGAGTACAATCACAGGCTCTTCAATTGGTTGGTGGCCTTCTCCCTGGTTATGGTAGTGATTGGCcgcttttttataaaattcattttggttGAAATTGGAGCTTGGGCACTCTTTATATTTCTGGAGACATACACAAGAATGTTTTGGACAGCAGAGTCACTTTACTATAACCCAGTTTGGCATTTTATAGTTGCAACTTGGGAAACTGTTGTTTACAGCCCAATCCTGGATCTTGACAG ATGGGCTATTCCCCTCGGTGTCATGGTGTCATTGTTTATTCTTTATTGGCGGTGTtatggaagaagaaaacatgGATCCCTATTACCTTTATACAGAAGCAATAAGAATGGTCCTAATCGACCACGAACAGATTAA
- the LOC114389628 gene encoding guanylate-binding protein 4-like isoform X2 — translation MRDTKTKGIWVWGTPIDLDINGVRTSVFYLDTEGFESVGKSNVYDDRIFALATVLSSVLIYNLPETIREADISRLSFAVELAEEFYGRVKGQDVAFEPAKLLWLIQRDFLQGKSVQEMVNEALRHVPNTDGNKNIDVVNQIRDSLAIMGDNSTAFSLPQPHIQRTKLCDMKDVELDQLYVKRREQLKKLVASIITPKIVQGKTLNGKEFVSFLEQILEALNKGEIPSTGSLVEVFNKNILEKCLKLYSEKMAKLVLPLPEKSLQGAHDRSRDEVTKVFDQQHFGRHHAKKSFMQLDEEIQQVYKNVVLQNEYQSSRLCEALYTRCEDKMDQLQVLKLPSLAKFNAGFLQCNRSFERECVGPSKANYEQRIMKMMGKSRSLFIKEYNHRLFNWLVAFSLVMVVIGRFFIKFILVEIGAWALFIFLETYTRMFWTAESLYYNPVWHFIVATWETVVYSPILDLDRWAIPLGVMVSLFILYWRCYGRRKHGSLLPLYRSNKNGPNRPRTD, via the exons ATGCGTGACACCAAGACAAAAG GAATATGGGTTTGGGGAACACCTATAGATTTGGATATTAATGGAGTAAGAACTTCTGTCTTTTACCTTGATACAGAAGGATTTGAAAGTGTTGGGAAGTCCAATGTATATGATGATCG GATATTTGCTTTGGCAACTGTCTTGAGTTCTGTGCTCATATATAATTTGCCCGAGACG ATACGTGAAGCTGACATCTCTCGACTCTCTTTTGCGGTTGAGCTTGCTGAAGAATTTTATGGGAG AGTGAAG GGTCAAGATGTTGCATTTGAACCTGCTAAGCTCTTATGGCTCATCCAACGTGATTTTTTGC AAGGGAAATCGGTGCAAGAAATGGTGAATGAAGCTCTTAGACATGTTCCCAATACTGATG GGAACAAAAATATTGATGTG GTCAATCAAATCCGGGATTCATTGGCTATTATGGGTGACAACAGCACTGCCTTTAGCTTACCGCAA CCACATATCCAGCGGACAAAGCTTTGTGATATGAAGGATGTGGAGCTTGATCAATTGTATGTCAAGAGAAGGGAGCAATTGAAAAAGCTTGTTGCTAGCATAATCACTCCAAAAATTGTACAGGGAAAGACTCTAAACGGGAAGGAGTTTGTCTCCTTTCTGGAGCAG ATACTTGAAGCCTTGAACAAAGGAGAGATTCCATCAACAGGCTCTCTTGTGGAGGTTTTCAACAAGAATATTCTTGAGAAATGTCTTAAGTTATACAGTGAAAAGATGGCGAAATTAGTTCTACCTCTTCCTGAGAAATCTCTGCAAGGGGCCCATGATAGGTCTAGAGATGAAGTCACAAAAGTCTTTGATCAGCAGCATTTTGGTCGTCACCATGCTAAGAAATCATTTATGCAGCTGGATGAAGAAATACAACAG GTGTATAAGAATGTTGTTTTGCAAAATGAGTATCAATCTTCAAGGCTCTGTGAAGCGCTGTACACCAGATGTGAGGACAAAATGGATCAGCTTCAAGTTCTCAAACTTCCTTCCTTGGCAAAATTTAATGCAGGTTTCCTGCAATGCAATCGTAGTTTTGAGCGTGAATGTGTTGGACCTTCAAAAGCAAATTATGAGCAACGCATAATGAAG ATGATGGGGAAGTCTCGGTCTCTGTTTATAAAGGAGTACAATCACAGGCTCTTCAATTGGTTGGTGGCCTTCTCCCTGGTTATGGTAGTGATTGGCcgcttttttataaaattcattttggttGAAATTGGAGCTTGGGCACTCTTTATATTTCTGGAGACATACACAAGAATGTTTTGGACAGCAGAGTCACTTTACTATAACCCAGTTTGGCATTTTATAGTTGCAACTTGGGAAACTGTTGTTTACAGCCCAATCCTGGATCTTGACAG ATGGGCTATTCCCCTCGGTGTCATGGTGTCATTGTTTATTCTTTATTGGCGGTGTtatggaagaagaaaacatgGATCCCTATTACCTTTATACAGAAGCAATAAGAATGGTCCTAATCGACCACGAACAGATTAA